From the genome of Amia ocellicauda isolate fAmiCal2 chromosome 14, fAmiCal2.hap1, whole genome shotgun sequence, one region includes:
- the LOC136767676 gene encoding membrane-spanning 4-domains subfamily A member 4D isoform X3: MLTSVPTNGGVVIVTQMCPQGPGAVPIGAQQSGLPQGFTSPRDAALKRFVKGEPTALGYIVSGAVSIAGEKRKKNNICLMKAAMSMNIVSAVAAGIAILFDLTEVVVPHFRFHDSGDILRSLAWVMLFSSILEFCVAISVSAFGCKAVCNGSPAPVIVIQYGANSQPATQPSNPPGYQLAPDTEQDAFPKTPPPQYTE, from the exons ATGTTAACCTCTGTTCCCACTAACGGGGGCGTGGTGATCGTCACACAGATGTGCCCACAGGGTCCGGGCGCTGTGCCCATTGGTGCTCAACAGTCAGGGCTGCCACAGGGCTTCACCTCCCCAAGGGATGCAGCTCTGAAGCGCTTTGTGAAAGGAGAGCCCACAGCCCTGGGG TATATTGTCTCTGGGGCTGTGAGTATTGCGGGggagaagaggaagaaaaataacatcTGTCTC aTGAAGGCAGCCATGTCCATGAATATTGTGAGTGCGGTGGCTGCAGGCATAGCGATACTTTTCGACTTGACTGAGGTTGTGGTACCACACTTCCGTTTTCATGATTCAGGA GACATTTTACGCAGTTTGGCATGGGTAATGCTGTTTTCCTCGATCCTGGAGTTCTGCGTGGCCATCTCCGTGTCGGCCTTTGGGTGCAAAGCTGTGTGCAATGGCAGCCCTGCG CCTGTGATTGTCATACAGTATGGGGCTAACTCTCAGCCAGCAACACAGCCCAGCAATCCCCCGGGCTACCAGCTGGCACCGGACACAGAGCAGGACGCTTTTCCCAAGACCCCCCCTCCGCAGTAtacagagtga
- the LOC136767677 gene encoding membrane-spanning 4-domains subfamily A member 4D isoform X1 — MLTSVPTNGGMVIITQMCPQGPSAVPTGAPQAESVLPHNYTSPRDASLKRFVKGEPTALGVVQIMIGLFFIGLGVVTLQERFIVGVPIWTGAMHIVSGALSIAGEKRKKNNICLIKAALSMNIVSAVAAGIAIIINATDLAIQNYYHYRHNNLYMVAVWVILFFSILEFCVAISVSAFGCKAVCDGNTTPVIVIQYGANPQPATQPSNDPGYQLAPDTEQDTFPKTPPPQYTE; from the exons ATGTTAACCTCTGTCCCCACTAACGGGGGCATGGTGATCATCACCCAGATGTGCCCACAGGGTCCAAGCGCTGTGCCCACTGGTGCTCCCCAGGCCGAGTCGGTGCTGCCACACAACTACACCTCCCCAAGGGATGCATCTCTAAAGCGCTTTGTGAAAGGAGAGCCCACAGCCCTGGGG GTGGTCCAGATCATGATCGGCCTTTTCTTTATCGGATTAGGCGTGGTAACTCTGCAAGAGAGATTTATAGTAGGAGTCCCAATTTGGACAGGGGCAATG CATATTGTCTCTGGGGCTCTGAGTATTGCAGGTgagaagaggaagaaaaataacatcTGTCTG ATCAAGGCAGCCCTGTCCATGAATATTGTGAGCGCGGTGGCTGCAGGCATAGCGATAATCATCAATGCCACTGACCTTGCAATTCAGAACTATTATCATTACAGACAT AATAATTTGTACATGGTGGCAGTGTGGGTAATTCTGTTTTTCTCGATCCTGGAGTTCTGCGTGGCCATCTCTGTTTCGGCCTTTGGGTGCAAAGCTGTATGCGATGGCAACACTACG CCTGTGATTGTCATCCAGTATGGGGCCAACCCTCAGCCAGCAACACAACCCAGCAATGACCCAGGCTACCAGCTGGCACCGGACACAGAGCAGGACACTTTTCCCAAGACCCCCCCTCCGCAGTAtacagagtga
- the LOC136767676 gene encoding membrane-spanning 4-domains subfamily A member 4D isoform X2 → MLTSVPTNGGVVIVTQMCPQGPGAVPIGAQQSGLPQGFTSPRDAALKRFVKGEPTALGVVQIMIGLFSIGLGVVTLQDRFIADVIGLPFWTGLIYIVSGAVSIAGEKRKKNNICLMKAAMSMNIVSAVAAGIAILFDLTEVVVPHFRFHDSGDILRSLAWVMLFSSILEFCVAISVSAFGCKAVCNGSPAPVIVIQYGANSQPATQPSNPPGYQLAPDTEQDAFPKTPPPQYTE, encoded by the exons ATGTTAACCTCTGTTCCCACTAACGGGGGCGTGGTGATCGTCACACAGATGTGCCCACAGGGTCCGGGCGCTGTGCCCATTGGTGCTCAACAGTCAGGGCTGCCACAGGGCTTCACCTCCCCAAGGGATGCAGCTCTGAAGCGCTTTGTGAAAGGAGAGCCCACAGCCCTGGGG GTGGTCCAGATCATGATCGGCCTTTTCTCTATCGGTTTAGGAGTGGTAACCCTGCAAGACAGGTTTATAGCAGATGTCATTGGGCTCCCATTTTGGACAGGGCTAATA TATATTGTCTCTGGGGCTGTGAGTATTGCGGGggagaagaggaagaaaaataacatcTGTCTC aTGAAGGCAGCCATGTCCATGAATATTGTGAGTGCGGTGGCTGCAGGCATAGCGATACTTTTCGACTTGACTGAGGTTGTGGTACCACACTTCCGTTTTCATGATTCAGGA GACATTTTACGCAGTTTGGCATGGGTAATGCTGTTTTCCTCGATCCTGGAGTTCTGCGTGGCCATCTCCGTGTCGGCCTTTGGGTGCAAAGCTGTGTGCAATGGCAGCCCTGCG CCTGTGATTGTCATACAGTATGGGGCTAACTCTCAGCCAGCAACACAGCCCAGCAATCCCCCGGGCTACCAGCTGGCACCGGACACAGAGCAGGACGCTTTTCCCAAGACCCCCCCTCCGCAGTAtacagagtga
- the LOC136767676 gene encoding membrane-spanning 4-domains subfamily A member 15 isoform X4, with translation MLTSVPTNGGVVIVTQMCPQGPGAVPIGAQQSGLPQGFTSPRDAALKRFVKGEPTALGQVVQIMIGLFSIGLGVVTLQDRFIADVIGLPFWTGLIYIVSGAVSIAGEKRKKNNICLDILRSLAWVMLFSSILEFCVAISVSAFGCKAVCNGSPAPVIVIQYGANSQPATQPSNPPGYQLAPDTEQDAFPKTPPPQYTE, from the exons ATGTTAACCTCTGTTCCCACTAACGGGGGCGTGGTGATCGTCACACAGATGTGCCCACAGGGTCCGGGCGCTGTGCCCATTGGTGCTCAACAGTCAGGGCTGCCACAGGGCTTCACCTCCCCAAGGGATGCAGCTCTGAAGCGCTTTGTGAAAGGAGAGCCCACAGCCCTGGGG CAGGTGGTCCAGATCATGATCGGCCTTTTCTCTATCGGTTTAGGAGTGGTAACCCTGCAAGACAGGTTTATAGCAGATGTCATTGGGCTCCCATTTTGGACAGGGCTAATA TATATTGTCTCTGGGGCTGTGAGTATTGCGGGggagaagaggaagaaaaataacatcTGTCTC GACATTTTACGCAGTTTGGCATGGGTAATGCTGTTTTCCTCGATCCTGGAGTTCTGCGTGGCCATCTCCGTGTCGGCCTTTGGGTGCAAAGCTGTGTGCAATGGCAGCCCTGCG CCTGTGATTGTCATACAGTATGGGGCTAACTCTCAGCCAGCAACACAGCCCAGCAATCCCCCGGGCTACCAGCTGGCACCGGACACAGAGCAGGACGCTTTTCCCAAGACCCCCCCTCCGCAGTAtacagagtga
- the LOC136767676 gene encoding uncharacterized protein LOC136767676 isoform X5, translated as MLTSVPTNGGVVIVTQMCPQGPGAVPIGAQQSGLPQGFTSPRDAALKRFVKGEPTALGYIVSGAVSIAGEKRKKNNICLDILRSLAWVMLFSSILEFCVAISVSAFGCKAVCNGSPAPVIVIQYGANSQPATQPSNPPGYQLAPDTEQDAFPKTPPPQYTE; from the exons ATGTTAACCTCTGTTCCCACTAACGGGGGCGTGGTGATCGTCACACAGATGTGCCCACAGGGTCCGGGCGCTGTGCCCATTGGTGCTCAACAGTCAGGGCTGCCACAGGGCTTCACCTCCCCAAGGGATGCAGCTCTGAAGCGCTTTGTGAAAGGAGAGCCCACAGCCCTGGGG TATATTGTCTCTGGGGCTGTGAGTATTGCGGGggagaagaggaagaaaaataacatcTGTCTC GACATTTTACGCAGTTTGGCATGGGTAATGCTGTTTTCCTCGATCCTGGAGTTCTGCGTGGCCATCTCCGTGTCGGCCTTTGGGTGCAAAGCTGTGTGCAATGGCAGCCCTGCG CCTGTGATTGTCATACAGTATGGGGCTAACTCTCAGCCAGCAACACAGCCCAGCAATCCCCCGGGCTACCAGCTGGCACCGGACACAGAGCAGGACGCTTTTCCCAAGACCCCCCCTCCGCAGTAtacagagtga
- the LOC136767677 gene encoding membrane-spanning 4-domains subfamily A member 15 isoform X2 encodes MLTSVPTNGGMVIITQMCPQGPSAVPTGAPQAESVLPHNYTSPRDASLKRFVKGEPTALGVVQIMIGLFFIGLGVVTLQERFIVGVPIWTGAMHIVSGALSIAGEKRKKNNICLIKAALSMNIVSAVAAGIAIIINATDLAIQNYYHYRHPVIVIQYGANPQPATQPSNDPGYQLAPDTEQDTFPKTPPPQYTE; translated from the exons ATGTTAACCTCTGTCCCCACTAACGGGGGCATGGTGATCATCACCCAGATGTGCCCACAGGGTCCAAGCGCTGTGCCCACTGGTGCTCCCCAGGCCGAGTCGGTGCTGCCACACAACTACACCTCCCCAAGGGATGCATCTCTAAAGCGCTTTGTGAAAGGAGAGCCCACAGCCCTGGGG GTGGTCCAGATCATGATCGGCCTTTTCTTTATCGGATTAGGCGTGGTAACTCTGCAAGAGAGATTTATAGTAGGAGTCCCAATTTGGACAGGGGCAATG CATATTGTCTCTGGGGCTCTGAGTATTGCAGGTgagaagaggaagaaaaataacatcTGTCTG ATCAAGGCAGCCCTGTCCATGAATATTGTGAGCGCGGTGGCTGCAGGCATAGCGATAATCATCAATGCCACTGACCTTGCAATTCAGAACTATTATCATTACAGACAT CCTGTGATTGTCATCCAGTATGGGGCCAACCCTCAGCCAGCAACACAACCCAGCAATGACCCAGGCTACCAGCTGGCACCGGACACAGAGCAGGACACTTTTCCCAAGACCCCCCCTCCGCAGTAtacagagtga
- the LOC136767676 gene encoding membrane-spanning 4-domains subfamily A member 4D isoform X1: MLTSVPTNGGVVIVTQMCPQGPGAVPIGAQQSGLPQGFTSPRDAALKRFVKGEPTALGQVVQIMIGLFSIGLGVVTLQDRFIADVIGLPFWTGLIYIVSGAVSIAGEKRKKNNICLMKAAMSMNIVSAVAAGIAILFDLTEVVVPHFRFHDSGDILRSLAWVMLFSSILEFCVAISVSAFGCKAVCNGSPAPVIVIQYGANSQPATQPSNPPGYQLAPDTEQDAFPKTPPPQYTE; encoded by the exons ATGTTAACCTCTGTTCCCACTAACGGGGGCGTGGTGATCGTCACACAGATGTGCCCACAGGGTCCGGGCGCTGTGCCCATTGGTGCTCAACAGTCAGGGCTGCCACAGGGCTTCACCTCCCCAAGGGATGCAGCTCTGAAGCGCTTTGTGAAAGGAGAGCCCACAGCCCTGGGG CAGGTGGTCCAGATCATGATCGGCCTTTTCTCTATCGGTTTAGGAGTGGTAACCCTGCAAGACAGGTTTATAGCAGATGTCATTGGGCTCCCATTTTGGACAGGGCTAATA TATATTGTCTCTGGGGCTGTGAGTATTGCGGGggagaagaggaagaaaaataacatcTGTCTC aTGAAGGCAGCCATGTCCATGAATATTGTGAGTGCGGTGGCTGCAGGCATAGCGATACTTTTCGACTTGACTGAGGTTGTGGTACCACACTTCCGTTTTCATGATTCAGGA GACATTTTACGCAGTTTGGCATGGGTAATGCTGTTTTCCTCGATCCTGGAGTTCTGCGTGGCCATCTCCGTGTCGGCCTTTGGGTGCAAAGCTGTGTGCAATGGCAGCCCTGCG CCTGTGATTGTCATACAGTATGGGGCTAACTCTCAGCCAGCAACACAGCCCAGCAATCCCCCGGGCTACCAGCTGGCACCGGACACAGAGCAGGACGCTTTTCCCAAGACCCCCCCTCCGCAGTAtacagagtga